From Toxorhynchites rutilus septentrionalis strain SRP chromosome 2, ASM2978413v1, whole genome shotgun sequence, a single genomic window includes:
- the LOC129771837 gene encoding uncharacterized protein LOC129771837: MDDQESDIFTDEDRKNEKQAILSMKFLQAICCIVCVATHILGFIDDTEPQFHEVLFCGVYAGYALVTIFSSLCMLRGLRKINYIIEAVVSLSGFVAFIGCGFIAMFYVEHDIHMRYFTQRQERNHLFFIHSRQESIFSMVAAGIFLMEGSFMLDILGVFEKLFEPTTAEAIRERKKAKVYQRLRLKPFWFIITENVVRIWRKVCSRGGNSEENID; this comes from the exons ATGGATGATCAAGAATCTGATATTTTCACCGATGAAGAtcgtaaaaatgaaaaacaagccATATTGTCAATGAAGTTTTTGCAGGCA ATCTGCTGCATAGTTTGCGTTGCGACACACATCTTGGGATTCATCGACGACACGGAACCACAATTTCACGAAGTGCTTTTCTGTGGGGTGTATGCAGGATACGCACTGGTGACGATATTTTCAAGTTTGTGTATGTTACGGGGACTTCGCAAGATAAATTACATCATCGAAGCGGTTGTGTCACTTTCCGGATTCGTGGCGTTCATAGGTTGTGGATTCATTGCGATGTTCTACGTTGAACATGACATCCATATGCGGTATTTCACCCAAAGACAGGAACGGAACCATCTCTTCTTTATCCATAGCCGTCAGGAGAGTATTTTCTCAATGGTGGCAGCGGGAATCTTTCTTATGGAGGGTTCATTCATGTTGGATATTTTGGGAGTGTTTGAGAAACTGTTCGAACCGACCACGGCAGAAGCGATTCGCGAGAGGAAAAAGGCGAAGGTTTACCAGCGACTTCGGTTGAAACCATTTTGGTTTATAATAACTGAGAATGTTGTGAGGATTTGGCGTAAAGTGTGCAGTAGAGGAGGAAATTCCGAAGAGAATATTGATTAA